Proteins encoded together in one Sceloporus undulatus isolate JIND9_A2432 ecotype Alabama chromosome 4, SceUnd_v1.1, whole genome shotgun sequence window:
- the DEK gene encoding protein DEK isoform X1 yields MTSVSDKGDSLATEQAEKRGPETENKVGGSEEEDEEEEGKEEKEKSLIVEGKREKKKVERLTMQVSSMQKEPFTITPGKGQKLCEIERIQYFLSKKKTDELRNLHKLLYNRPGTVASLKKNVGQFSGFPFEKGSDQYKKKEEMLKKYRNAVLKSICEVLDLERSGINSELVARILNFLMHPKPSGKSLPKSKKTPSKGGKKERSSSGTARKTKKTKCPEILSDESSSEENEKKEKDESSEEDKESEEEPPKKSKKEKSKQKTASKSKKGSKNAYVKKADSSTTKKNQNNSKKETESEDSSDDEPLIKKLKKPPTDEELKETVKKLLANANLEEVTMKHICKEVYENYPCYDLSDRKDFIKKTVKELIS; encoded by the exons ATGACTTCTGTTTCTGACAAAGGCGACTCCCTGGCCACTGAACAGGCTGAAAAGAGAGGACCAGAGACCGAAAACAAAGTGGGAGGTAgcgaggaggaagatgaagaggaggaggggaaagaagaaaaag AAAAAAGCCTCATTgtagaaggaaaaagagaaaagaaaaaagttgaaaGATTGACCATGCAAGTGTCCTCAATGCAGAAGGAACCTTTTACAATTACACCAG GAAAGGGACAAAAACTTTGTGAAATTGAAAGGATACAATACTTCTTAAGCAAGAAAAAGACAGATGAACTTCGAAACCTGCACAAGCTTCTTTACAACAGACCAGGAACA GTTGCTTCACTAAAGAAGAATGTAGGCCAGTTCAGTGGATTCCCATTCGAAAAAGGAAGTGACCAgtataagaaaaaagaagaaatgttgaAAAA GTACAGGAATGCAGTGCTGAAAAGTATTTGTGAAGTTCTTGATTTGGAAAGGTCAGGAATTAATAGTGAGCTGGTGGCCAGAATCCTGAACTTCTTGATGCATCCAAAACCTTCAGGCAAG tcattgccaaaatccaaaaaaacaccCAGCAAAGGTGGTAAAAAAGAACGCAGTAGTTCTGGAACAGCACGGAAAACCAAAAAGACCAAATGTCCAGAGATCCTGTCAGATGAATCTAGCAGTGaggagaatgaaaagaaagagaaagatgaatCATCTGAAGAAGATAAAGAAAGTGAAGAAGAG CCACCTAAaaaatcaaaaaaagaaaaatccaaacaaaagacagcttcaaaaagcaaAAAGGGGTCAAAGAATGCTTATGTCAAGAAAGCAGATAGCAGCACAACGAAGAAGAATCAGAACAATTCCAAAAAAG AAACTGAGTCTGAAGATAGTTCAGATGATGAGCCTTTAATTAAAAAGTTGAAAAAGCCACCTACGGATGAAGAACTGAAAGAAACAGTGAAGAAGCTGTTAGCTAATGCAAACCTAGAGGAAGTTACTATGAAACATATTTGTAAAGAG GTATATGAAAACTATCCCTGTTATGATttgtctgacagaaaagacttCATCAAAAAGACAGTGAAAGAG CTCATTTCATGA
- the DEK gene encoding protein DEK isoform X2, whose translation MTSVSDKGDSLATEQAEKRGPETENKVGGSEEEDEEEEGKEEKEKSLIVEGKREKKKVERLTMQVSSMQKEPFTITPGKGQKLCEIERIQYFLSKKKTDELRNLHKLLYNRPGTVASLKKNVGQFSGFPFEKGSDQYKKKEEMLKKYRNAVLKSICEVLDLERSGINSELVARILNFLMHPKPSGKSLPKSKKTPSKGGKKERSSSGTARKTKKTKCPEILSDESSSEENEKKEKDESSEEDKESEEEPPKKSKKEKSKQKTASKSKKGSKNAYVKKADSSTTKKNQNNSKKETESEDSSDDEPLIKKLKKPPTDEELKETVKKLLANANLEEVTMKHICKEVYENYPCYDLSDRKDFIKKTVKEVNT comes from the exons ATGACTTCTGTTTCTGACAAAGGCGACTCCCTGGCCACTGAACAGGCTGAAAAGAGAGGACCAGAGACCGAAAACAAAGTGGGAGGTAgcgaggaggaagatgaagaggaggaggggaaagaagaaaaag AAAAAAGCCTCATTgtagaaggaaaaagagaaaagaaaaaagttgaaaGATTGACCATGCAAGTGTCCTCAATGCAGAAGGAACCTTTTACAATTACACCAG GAAAGGGACAAAAACTTTGTGAAATTGAAAGGATACAATACTTCTTAAGCAAGAAAAAGACAGATGAACTTCGAAACCTGCACAAGCTTCTTTACAACAGACCAGGAACA GTTGCTTCACTAAAGAAGAATGTAGGCCAGTTCAGTGGATTCCCATTCGAAAAAGGAAGTGACCAgtataagaaaaaagaagaaatgttgaAAAA GTACAGGAATGCAGTGCTGAAAAGTATTTGTGAAGTTCTTGATTTGGAAAGGTCAGGAATTAATAGTGAGCTGGTGGCCAGAATCCTGAACTTCTTGATGCATCCAAAACCTTCAGGCAAG tcattgccaaaatccaaaaaaacaccCAGCAAAGGTGGTAAAAAAGAACGCAGTAGTTCTGGAACAGCACGGAAAACCAAAAAGACCAAATGTCCAGAGATCCTGTCAGATGAATCTAGCAGTGaggagaatgaaaagaaagagaaagatgaatCATCTGAAGAAGATAAAGAAAGTGAAGAAGAG CCACCTAAaaaatcaaaaaaagaaaaatccaaacaaaagacagcttcaaaaagcaaAAAGGGGTCAAAGAATGCTTATGTCAAGAAAGCAGATAGCAGCACAACGAAGAAGAATCAGAACAATTCCAAAAAAG AAACTGAGTCTGAAGATAGTTCAGATGATGAGCCTTTAATTAAAAAGTTGAAAAAGCCACCTACGGATGAAGAACTGAAAGAAACAGTGAAGAAGCTGTTAGCTAATGCAAACCTAGAGGAAGTTACTATGAAACATATTTGTAAAGAG GTATATGAAAACTATCCCTGTTATGATttgtctgacagaaaagacttCATCAAAAAGACAGTGAAAGAGGTAAATACTTGA